From a single Kitasatospora azatica KCTC 9699 genomic region:
- a CDS encoding DUF885 domain-containing protein has protein sequence MASVSHRSASDAVTPRQIADAYVQALAELDPLTAVYLGLNPEDDRLPDLTPAGTAAVADLARRTLAELEEAEAAGALTAAADPQAEQRCARLLRERVTAELAVHEADEDLRSLRNLGSPLHNLREVFTLLPTETAEDWARLGRRLARVPLAVQQYRQTLEAGVAKGLLAGPRQVSTVIEQIAEWLAPDEAIAEPARAAGWFGVLVDPATEPSRTELAAHAQAAADEIAAFSDWLGEVYAPAAAGTPDAVGRERYTRWVRYWTGAELDLDEAYQWAWTEFHDLDAQMRTEAQKVLPGSTPMQAMNWLESDGPAITGAEPAREYLQGLMDQAINDLQGVHFDLAEPVTRVESRIAPAGSAAAPYYTAPSLDFTRPGRTWLPLLGRDSFPVWDLVSTWYHEGVPGHHLQLAQWNYVAQSLSTYQVSLGAVSANLEGWALYAERLMDELGYLTDPGHRLGYLNAQMMRALRVIVDIGMHVGLEFPADSPFHPGEAMTPELARAFFGEYCGLSPAFLDSELVRYLGMPGQAIGYKLGERAWLRGRAAARAAHEARGEEFDLKAWHMAALSQGSLGLDDLVAELSAL, from the coding sequence ATGGCTTCCGTATCCCACCGCTCCGCCTCCGACGCCGTGACCCCGCGTCAGATCGCGGACGCGTACGTCCAGGCTCTCGCCGAGCTCGACCCGCTGACCGCGGTCTACCTCGGCCTCAACCCGGAGGACGACCGCCTCCCCGACCTCACCCCGGCCGGCACCGCTGCCGTCGCCGACCTGGCCCGCCGCACCCTGGCCGAGCTGGAGGAGGCCGAGGCGGCCGGCGCGCTGACCGCCGCCGCCGACCCGCAGGCCGAGCAGCGCTGCGCCCGACTGCTGCGCGAGCGGGTCACGGCCGAGCTGGCCGTGCACGAGGCCGACGAGGACCTGCGCTCGCTGCGCAACCTCGGCTCGCCGCTGCACAACCTCCGTGAGGTCTTCACCCTGCTGCCGACCGAGACCGCGGAGGACTGGGCGCGGCTCGGCCGCCGGCTGGCCCGGGTCCCGCTCGCCGTCCAGCAGTACCGCCAGACCCTGGAAGCCGGCGTCGCCAAGGGCCTGCTGGCCGGACCGCGGCAGGTCAGCACGGTGATCGAGCAGATCGCCGAGTGGCTGGCGCCGGACGAGGCGATCGCCGAGCCGGCCCGCGCCGCCGGCTGGTTCGGCGTGCTGGTCGACCCGGCCACCGAGCCGTCGCGCACCGAGCTGGCCGCCCACGCGCAGGCCGCCGCCGACGAGATCGCCGCCTTCAGCGACTGGCTGGGCGAGGTCTACGCGCCCGCCGCCGCCGGCACCCCCGACGCCGTGGGCCGGGAGCGCTACACCCGCTGGGTGCGCTACTGGACCGGTGCCGAGCTGGACCTGGACGAGGCCTACCAGTGGGCCTGGACCGAGTTCCACGACCTGGACGCGCAGATGCGCACCGAGGCCCAGAAGGTGCTCCCCGGCAGCACGCCGATGCAGGCGATGAACTGGCTGGAGAGCGACGGCCCGGCGATCACCGGCGCCGAGCCGGCCCGCGAGTACCTGCAGGGCCTGATGGACCAGGCGATCAACGACCTGCAGGGCGTCCACTTCGACCTGGCCGAGCCGGTCACCCGGGTGGAGTCGAGGATCGCCCCGGCCGGCAGCGCCGCCGCCCCGTACTACACCGCCCCGTCGCTGGACTTCACCCGCCCCGGCCGCACCTGGCTGCCGCTGCTGGGCCGCGACAGCTTCCCGGTCTGGGACCTGGTCAGCACCTGGTACCACGAGGGCGTGCCCGGCCACCACCTGCAGCTCGCGCAGTGGAACTACGTGGCCCAGAGCCTGTCCACCTACCAGGTCAGCCTCGGCGCGGTGAGCGCCAACCTGGAGGGCTGGGCGCTGTACGCCGAGCGGCTGATGGACGAGCTCGGCTACCTCACCGACCCCGGCCACCGCCTCGGCTACCTCAACGCCCAGATGATGCGGGCGCTGCGGGTGATCGTGGACATCGGCATGCACGTCGGCCTGGAGTTCCCGGCCGACTCCCCGTTCCACCCGGGCGAGGCGATGACGCCGGAGCTGGCCCGCGCGTTCTTCGGCGAGTACTGCGGCCTGTCGCCGGCCTTCCTGGACAGCGAGCTGGTCCGCTACCTGGGCATGCCCGGCCAGGCGATCGGCTACAAGCTGGGCGAGCGGGCCTGGCTGCGCGGTCGGGCGGCGGCCCGGGCGGCGCACGAGGCGCGCGGCGAGGAGTTCGACCTCAAGGCCTGGCACATGGCGGCGCTCTCGCAGGGCTCGCTGGGTCTGGACGACCTGGTCGCGGAGCTGTCCGCGCTCTGA
- a CDS encoding MFS transporter — protein MSDPVPDPRRWRALAVIAVAQLMIVLDITIVNIALPSAQQDLGISTGDRQWVITAYTLAFGGLLLLGGRIGDIYGRKRTFMIGLLGFAAASALGGFAVTGGMLFISRALQGAFGALLAPSALGLLSTTFHEPRERATAFGIFGAIAAGGSAIGFIAGGLLTEYLNWRWCLFVNVPIALAAATGAYVLLKRDFITKNIRIPLDLPGALLGCGGLLAIVYGTSEAESRGWGDWLVLACLTGGAALLALFVLVERNSTHALLPLHIIRDRNRGGGALSVGLAVIGLFGLFLFLTYYLQSVKGFSPVKTGIAFLPMTAAIIFSSTGVAARLMNRVPARNLLVPGLLLGASGMAWLTQMKVDSPYVAMVLPAEILLGLGMGLVFMPAMSLATLGVAPAETGAASATINTAQQVGGSFGTALLNTIAASATASYLVGKDITSKLVRDTGAVHGYSIAAAVALGVFLLAAVVAFVMVDHRPGAGEEVGEGEASPSLATNVQP, from the coding sequence ATGAGCGACCCGGTGCCGGACCCCCGCCGCTGGCGGGCGCTGGCCGTGATCGCCGTCGCTCAACTGATGATCGTGCTCGACATCACGATCGTGAACATCGCCCTCCCCTCCGCCCAGCAGGACCTGGGTATCTCCACCGGCGACCGGCAGTGGGTGATCACCGCGTACACCCTGGCCTTCGGCGGTCTGCTGCTGCTCGGCGGGCGGATCGGTGACATCTACGGCCGCAAGCGCACCTTCATGATCGGCCTGCTCGGCTTCGCCGCCGCCTCCGCACTCGGCGGTTTCGCGGTCACGGGCGGCATGCTCTTCATCTCCCGCGCCCTGCAAGGAGCCTTCGGCGCGCTGCTGGCCCCGTCCGCGCTCGGGCTGCTCTCCACCACCTTCCACGAGCCCCGGGAACGCGCCACCGCCTTCGGCATCTTCGGTGCCATCGCGGCCGGCGGCAGCGCGATCGGGTTCATCGCGGGTGGCCTGCTGACCGAGTACCTGAACTGGCGCTGGTGCCTGTTCGTCAATGTGCCGATCGCGCTCGCCGCCGCCACCGGCGCCTACGTCCTGCTGAAGCGCGACTTCATCACCAAGAACATCCGCATCCCCCTGGACCTGCCCGGCGCGCTGCTCGGCTGCGGCGGCCTGCTGGCGATCGTCTACGGCACCTCGGAGGCCGAGTCGCGCGGTTGGGGCGACTGGCTGGTGCTGGCCTGCCTGACCGGCGGCGCCGCACTGCTCGCGCTCTTCGTGCTGGTCGAGCGCAACTCCACGCACGCCCTGCTGCCACTGCACATCATCCGCGACCGAAACCGCGGCGGCGGCGCGCTGTCGGTCGGCCTGGCCGTGATCGGCCTGTTCGGACTCTTCCTCTTCCTCACCTACTACCTGCAGTCGGTCAAGGGCTTCTCGCCGGTGAAGACCGGCATCGCCTTCCTGCCGATGACCGCCGCGATCATCTTCAGCTCCACGGGTGTGGCCGCCCGCCTGATGAACCGGGTCCCGGCCCGCAACCTGCTGGTCCCCGGCCTGCTGCTGGGCGCCTCCGGGATGGCCTGGCTGACCCAGATGAAGGTGGACAGCCCCTACGTGGCCATGGTGCTGCCCGCCGAGATCCTGCTCGGCCTGGGCATGGGCCTGGTCTTCATGCCCGCGATGAGCCTGGCCACCCTCGGCGTCGCGCCGGCCGAGACCGGCGCGGCCTCGGCCACCATCAACACCGCCCAGCAGGTCGGCGGCTCGTTCGGCACCGCGCTGCTCAACACCATCGCGGCCAGCGCCACCGCGAGCTACCTGGTCGGGAAGGACATCACCAGCAAACTGGTCCGGGACACCGGAGCGGTGCACGGCTACAGCATCGCGGCGGCCGTCGCCCTCGGGGTGTTCCTGCTCGCGGCGGTGGTGGCCTTCGTGATGGTCGACCACCGACCGGGCGCGGGCGAGGAGGTCGGAGAGGGAGAGGCGTCCCCTTCTCTTGCCACGAACGTTCAGCCATGA
- a CDS encoding trypsin-like serine peptidase: MSSQRRRHRKQPKFGLRPMLVIATLGAVLAGAIAGVSLLTSRAAASSQRSAAAPSARAVHGKDGKGSKHRSASSYSPAPAAAPAAPQPSTDSPVAQLPPSNAPSPSASPSAAPSTSPSPSPSPSDSSPSASPSDARALPSAFTTTASPGPEADRVGALFTNSVSAGNHFCTASVVHSATRNLLLTAAHCLSSTTGVQFAPGYRNGQSPYGSWQVTQIYTTTGWSQNGDVDQDFAFLEVAPNAKGQQIEDVVGGGTLGTNESFTATVRLYGYPDSGEAPLACSNATTQQSGYQRRIDCPAYSGGTSGGPWISTTTGRVIGVIGGYQQGGDTDDTSYSAYFDATIANLYQTAVASSAS; encoded by the coding sequence ATGAGCAGTCAGCGTCGGCGACACCGCAAGCAGCCCAAGTTCGGCCTGCGCCCGATGCTGGTGATCGCCACGCTGGGCGCTGTCCTGGCCGGTGCGATAGCGGGTGTCAGCCTGCTCACCTCGCGCGCCGCCGCCTCCAGCCAGCGGTCCGCCGCCGCTCCGTCGGCCCGGGCTGTGCACGGCAAGGACGGCAAGGGGTCCAAGCACCGCTCGGCGAGCTCCTACTCGCCCGCGCCGGCTGCGGCGCCGGCCGCTCCGCAGCCGAGCACCGACTCGCCGGTGGCCCAGCTCCCGCCGTCGAACGCCCCTTCCCCCTCCGCTTCCCCCTCCGCCGCCCCCAGCACATCCCCGTCCCCGTCCCCGTCGCCTTCCGACTCCTCTCCCTCGGCCTCGCCCTCCGACGCTCGGGCCCTGCCCAGCGCCTTCACGACCACCGCTTCCCCCGGGCCCGAGGCCGACCGGGTCGGCGCACTCTTCACCAACTCCGTCTCCGCCGGCAACCACTTCTGCACCGCGAGCGTGGTGCACAGCGCCACCCGCAACCTGCTGCTCACCGCCGCCCACTGCCTGAGCAGCACCACCGGCGTGCAGTTCGCCCCCGGCTACCGCAACGGCCAGTCCCCGTACGGTAGTTGGCAGGTCACCCAGATCTACACCACCACCGGTTGGTCGCAGAACGGCGACGTCGACCAGGACTTCGCCTTCCTCGAGGTCGCCCCCAACGCCAAGGGCCAGCAGATCGAGGACGTGGTCGGCGGCGGCACCCTCGGCACCAACGAGTCCTTCACCGCCACGGTCCGCCTCTACGGCTACCCCGACAGTGGTGAAGCGCCCCTGGCCTGCTCCAACGCCACCACCCAGCAGTCCGGCTACCAGCGCCGGATCGACTGCCCCGCGTACTCCGGCGGCACCAGCGGCGGCCCCTGGATCTCCACCACCACCGGCCGCGTGATCGGCGTCATCGGCGGCTACCAGCAGGGCGGCGACACCGACGACACCTCGTACAGCGCCTACTTCGACGCCACCATCGCCAACCTCTACCAGACGGCGGTGGCCTCCTCGGCCTCCTGA
- a CDS encoding response regulator, with product MSGRVLVVDDSEVIRQLIRVNLELEGFEVVTAADGAECLEVVRRVRPDVVTLDVMMPRLDGLRTAARLRGQEETAALPIAIVSACTPADLDRGESVGVDGYLAKPFDPVDLVTLVRQLMGLKRDRGSGFTFGEFR from the coding sequence GTGTCCGGGCGGGTCCTCGTGGTGGACGACAGCGAGGTGATCCGTCAGCTGATCAGGGTCAACCTGGAGCTGGAGGGCTTCGAGGTGGTGACCGCGGCCGACGGTGCCGAGTGCCTGGAGGTGGTGCGCCGGGTGCGGCCCGACGTGGTCACCCTGGACGTGATGATGCCCCGGCTGGACGGGCTGCGGACGGCGGCCCGGCTGCGCGGCCAGGAGGAGACGGCGGCGCTGCCGATCGCGATCGTGAGCGCCTGTACGCCGGCGGATCTGGACCGGGGGGAGTCGGTCGGGGTGGACGGCTATCTGGCGAAGCCGTTCGACCCGGTGGATCTGGTGACCCTGGTACGGCAGTTGATGGGACTCAAGCGGGACCGGGGGAGCGGCTTCACCTTCGGCGAGTTTCGCTGA
- the argS gene encoding arginine--tRNA ligase — protein sequence MTPAELSHAVQVAVRTAVEAGELSVDVPEQVTVERPKNREHGDYATNVALQLAKPAGKPPRAVAELVAARLRELPGVAKVDIAGPGFLNITLDAATQGELARTIVEAGESYGRNEALKGLKINLEFVSANPTGPIHIGGVRWAAVGDSLARILKATGADVTTEYYLNDAGVQISKFAASLQAAANGKPVPADGYVGEYIVDIAKAITDGVPGVLDLPETEQLQAFRTHGLGLMVAEIQRSMDEFGTHFDTWFSEQSLHDSGAVTKAIERLREQGHVFDEDGAIWLRTTDFGDDKDRVLIKADGETTYFAADAAYYLSKRDRGAEVSVYMLGADHHGYVNRLKAIAACAGDDMDRNIEVKIGQFVKMLRDGEEVRMSKRAGNIITIDDVVDWIGVDAARYTLARSSTDSTITLDINLLTSQTSENPVYYIQYAHARMCSVQRNADSKGIVRSADFKPELLDSEWESVLLGQLGEFPRVLAKAGELREPHHVARYLEEVARDYHRFYDNCQILPKGDEEVTDLTHARLWLADATRTVIANGLTLLGVSAPERM from the coding sequence GTGACACCCGCAGAGCTCTCCCACGCAGTCCAGGTCGCCGTGCGCACCGCCGTCGAGGCGGGCGAACTGTCCGTCGACGTCCCCGAGCAGGTGACGGTCGAGCGACCGAAGAACCGCGAGCACGGCGACTACGCCACCAACGTGGCCCTCCAGCTCGCGAAGCCGGCCGGCAAGCCGCCGCGCGCCGTGGCCGAGTTGGTCGCCGCCCGTCTGCGAGAGCTGCCCGGGGTCGCGAAGGTCGACATCGCCGGGCCGGGCTTCCTGAACATCACGCTGGACGCCGCCACCCAGGGCGAGCTGGCCCGCACCATCGTCGAGGCCGGCGAGTCGTACGGCCGCAACGAGGCGCTCAAGGGCCTGAAGATCAACCTGGAGTTCGTCTCCGCCAACCCCACCGGCCCGATCCACATCGGCGGCGTCCGCTGGGCGGCCGTCGGCGACTCGCTCGCCCGGATCCTCAAGGCCACCGGCGCGGACGTCACCACCGAGTACTACCTGAACGACGCCGGCGTGCAGATCTCCAAGTTCGCCGCCTCGCTGCAGGCCGCCGCGAACGGCAAGCCGGTCCCGGCCGACGGCTACGTCGGCGAGTACATCGTGGACATCGCCAAGGCGATCACCGACGGCGTGCCCGGCGTGCTCGACCTGCCCGAGACCGAGCAACTGCAGGCCTTCCGCACCCACGGGCTGGGGCTCATGGTGGCCGAGATCCAGCGTTCGATGGACGAGTTCGGCACCCACTTCGACACCTGGTTCTCGGAGCAGTCGCTGCACGACTCCGGCGCCGTGACCAAGGCGATCGAGCGGCTGCGCGAGCAGGGCCACGTCTTCGACGAGGACGGCGCGATCTGGCTGCGCACCACCGACTTCGGTGACGACAAGGACCGGGTGCTGATCAAGGCCGACGGCGAGACGACGTACTTCGCCGCCGACGCCGCCTACTACCTCTCCAAGCGCGACCGCGGCGCCGAGGTCAGCGTCTACATGCTGGGCGCCGACCACCACGGCTACGTCAACCGCCTCAAGGCCATCGCGGCCTGCGCGGGCGACGACATGGACCGCAACATCGAGGTCAAGATCGGCCAGTTCGTCAAGATGCTGCGCGATGGTGAGGAGGTCCGGATGTCCAAGCGGGCCGGCAACATCATCACCATCGACGACGTGGTCGACTGGATCGGCGTGGACGCGGCGCGGTACACGCTGGCGCGGTCCTCCACGGACTCCACGATCACCCTCGACATCAACCTGCTGACCAGCCAGACCAGCGAGAACCCGGTCTACTACATCCAGTACGCGCACGCCCGGATGTGCTCGGTCCAGCGCAACGCCGACAGCAAGGGCATCGTCCGGAGCGCGGACTTCAAGCCGGAGCTGCTCGACAGCGAGTGGGAGTCCGTCCTGCTGGGCCAGCTCGGCGAGTTCCCGCGGGTGCTGGCGAAGGCCGGCGAGCTGCGCGAGCCGCACCACGTCGCCCGGTACCTGGAGGAGGTCGCTCGCGACTACCACCGGTTCTACGACAACTGCCAGATCCTGCCCAAGGGCGACGAGGAGGTCACGGACCTCACGCACGCCCGGCTCTGGCTCGCCGACGCGACGCGCACGGTCATCGCCAACGGTCTGACGCTGCTCGGCGTCTCCGCCCCCGAGCGGATGTAG
- the lysA gene encoding diaminopimelate decarboxylase: MSRSAHPAGPRHGDVLPEGHYLAPPADLNALDAKVWSRTVARDADGTVTVGGVKVTALAAEFGTPAYVMDEADFRSRARAWREAFGADADVYYAGKAFLSKAVVRWLHEEGLNLDVCSSGELAVALAAGMPAGRIALHGNNKSVHELEQAVKAGVGHIVVDSYQEIERLAAIAEHQGVRQPVLIRVTVGVEAHTHEFIATAHEDQKFGLSLAGGAAAEAVRLTLAQPSLELRGIHSHIGSQIFDTAGFEVAARRVVGLLAEIRDEHGVELPEIDLGGGLGIAYTSEDDPREPAEIAVSLAEIVRRECAAARLTAPRLSVEPGRAIVGPTAFTLYEVGTVKELAQLRTYVSVDGGMSDNIRTALYDAAYSVALVSRTSTAEPMLVRVVGKHCESGDIVVKDAFLPADLAPGDLVAVPATGAYCRSMASNYNHALKPPVLAVRDGAARVIVRRETEEDLLRLDIG; this comes from the coding sequence ATGAGCCGCTCCGCGCACCCCGCGGGCCCCCGCCACGGCGACGTGCTGCCCGAGGGCCACTACCTCGCCCCGCCGGCCGACCTCAACGCGCTGGACGCCAAGGTCTGGTCCCGCACGGTCGCCCGGGACGCCGACGGCACCGTCACCGTCGGCGGGGTCAAGGTGACCGCGCTGGCCGCCGAGTTCGGCACCCCGGCCTACGTGATGGACGAGGCCGACTTCCGCTCGCGGGCCCGCGCCTGGCGCGAGGCCTTCGGCGCGGACGCCGACGTCTACTACGCGGGCAAGGCGTTCCTCTCCAAGGCGGTCGTCCGCTGGCTGCACGAGGAGGGGCTCAACCTCGACGTGTGCAGCTCCGGCGAGCTCGCGGTGGCGCTGGCGGCGGGCATGCCGGCCGGCCGGATCGCGCTGCACGGCAACAACAAGTCGGTGCACGAGCTGGAACAGGCCGTGAAGGCGGGGGTCGGCCACATCGTGGTCGACTCCTACCAGGAGATCGAGCGGCTGGCCGCGATCGCCGAGCACCAGGGCGTCCGGCAGCCGGTGCTGATCCGGGTGACGGTGGGTGTCGAGGCGCACACCCACGAGTTCATCGCCACCGCGCACGAGGACCAGAAGTTCGGTCTCTCGCTGGCCGGGGGAGCGGCGGCCGAGGCGGTCCGGCTCACTCTCGCGCAGCCGAGCCTGGAACTGCGCGGGATCCACTCGCACATCGGCTCGCAGATCTTCGACACGGCCGGGTTCGAGGTGGCCGCCCGCCGGGTGGTCGGCCTGCTGGCCGAGATCCGCGACGAGCACGGTGTCGAGCTGCCCGAGATCGACCTGGGCGGCGGCCTGGGCATCGCCTACACCAGCGAGGACGATCCGCGGGAGCCCGCGGAGATCGCCGTCTCACTGGCCGAGATCGTGCGCCGGGAGTGCGCGGCGGCCCGGCTGACCGCCCCGCGGCTCAGCGTGGAGCCCGGCCGGGCGATCGTCGGCCCGACCGCCTTCACGCTCTACGAGGTCGGCACCGTGAAGGAGTTGGCGCAGCTGCGGACGTACGTCAGCGTGGACGGCGGAATGTCCGACAACATCCGCACCGCGCTCTACGACGCCGCGTACTCGGTGGCCCTGGTCTCGCGCACCAGCACGGCCGAGCCGATGCTGGTCAGAGTGGTCGGCAAGCACTGCGAGTCGGGTGACATCGTGGTCAAGGACGCCTTCCTGCCCGCCGACCTGGCTCCGGGCGACCTGGTCGCGGTGCCCGCCACCGGCGCCTACTGCCGCTCGATGGCGAGCAACTACAACCACGCCCTCAAGCCTCCGGTGCTGGCCGTCCGCGACGGCGCGGCCCGGGTGATCGTCCGGCGCGAGACGGAGGAGGATCTCCTGCGCCTCGATATCGGATGA
- a CDS encoding homoserine dehydrogenase yields the protein MMRTRPLKVALLGCGVVGSEVARIMTTDAADLAARIGAPVELVGIGVRRAGRARPGVPAELITTDSEALVNRGDIDVVIEVVGGIEPSKHLILSAFKQGASVVSANKALLAQDGAELHAAAAAAGVDLYYEAAVAGAIPLIRPLRESLAGDRVNRVLGIVNGTTNFILDKMDSTGAGYSEALEEATALGYAEADPTADVEGFDAAAKAAILAGIAFHTKVTAADVYREGLTEVTAADIASAKQMGCVVKLLAICERAADGGSVTARVHPAMIPLSHPLASVREAYNAVFVEAEAAGRLMFYGPGAGGAPTASAILGDLVAVCRNKLNGATGPGDSVYTQLPAKPMDQVVTRYHVSLDVDDRAGVLAQVASVFAEHGVSIDTVRQQGRDGDASLVVVTHRATDAALSATVDKLRALDSVRDVASIMRVEGE from the coding sequence ATGATGCGTACGCGGCCGCTGAAGGTGGCGTTGCTGGGCTGTGGTGTGGTGGGCTCCGAGGTGGCGCGCATCATGACGACAGACGCCGCCGACCTCGCCGCGCGCATCGGCGCGCCGGTCGAGCTCGTCGGCATCGGGGTCCGCCGGGCGGGCCGGGCCCGTCCGGGCGTGCCCGCGGAGCTGATCACCACCGACTCCGAGGCCTTGGTGAACCGGGGCGACATCGACGTGGTGATCGAGGTGGTCGGCGGCATCGAGCCGTCCAAGCACCTGATCCTGTCCGCCTTCAAGCAGGGCGCCTCGGTGGTCAGCGCCAACAAGGCGCTGCTCGCCCAGGACGGCGCCGAGCTGCACGCGGCCGCCGCCGCGGCCGGGGTGGACCTCTACTACGAGGCCGCGGTGGCCGGCGCGATCCCGCTGATCCGCCCGCTGCGCGAGTCGCTGGCCGGCGACCGGGTCAACCGGGTGCTGGGCATCGTCAACGGCACCACCAACTTCATCCTGGACAAGATGGACTCCACCGGCGCCGGTTACTCGGAGGCGCTGGAGGAGGCCACCGCGCTGGGCTACGCCGAGGCCGACCCGACCGCCGACGTGGAGGGCTTCGACGCCGCCGCCAAGGCCGCGATCCTGGCCGGCATCGCCTTCCACACCAAGGTCACCGCGGCCGACGTCTACCGCGAGGGCCTCACCGAGGTCACCGCCGCCGACATCGCCTCCGCCAAGCAGATGGGCTGCGTGGTCAAACTGCTGGCGATCTGCGAGCGGGCCGCCGACGGCGGTTCGGTCACCGCGCGGGTGCACCCGGCGATGATCCCGCTCAGCCACCCGCTGGCCAGCGTCCGGGAGGCCTACAACGCGGTCTTCGTGGAGGCCGAGGCGGCCGGCCGGCTGATGTTCTACGGCCCGGGCGCCGGCGGCGCACCGACCGCCTCCGCGATCCTCGGCGACCTGGTCGCGGTCTGCCGCAACAAGCTCAACGGGGCCACCGGGCCCGGCGACTCGGTCTACACCCAGCTGCCGGCCAAGCCGATGGACCAGGTGGTCACCCGCTACCACGTCAGCCTGGACGTGGACGACCGGGCGGGCGTGCTCGCCCAGGTGGCCTCGGTCTTCGCCGAGCACGGCGTCTCCATCGACACCGTGCGCCAGCAGGGCCGCGACGGCGACGCCTCGCTCGTCGTGGTCACCCACCGCGCCACCGACGCCGCCCTGTCGGCGACCGTGGACAAGCTCCGCGCGCTGGACAGCGTGCGCGATGTGGCCAGCATCATGCGGGTTGAAGGGGAGTAA
- the thrC gene encoding threonine synthase, with amino-acid sequence MNAVVDRVSGHTHQWRGLIEEYRDRLPVSATTPVVTLLEGGTPLVPAQLLSELTGCDVYLKVEGANPTGSFKDRGMTMAISKAKEAGAQAVICASTGNTSASAAAYAVRAGMVCAVLVPQGKIALGKMGQALVHGSKILQVDGNFDDCLTLARELSEKYPVALVNSVNPVRIEGQKTAAFEIVDMLGDAPDIHVLPVGNAGNITAYWKGYREYATDGLATRTPRMWGFQASGSAPIVDGAPVLKPQTIATAIRIGNPASWAYAEAARDESGGLIDKVTDRQILAAYRLLAAKEGVFVEPASAASVAGLLAKAEAGLVDPGQRIVCTVTGNGLKDPDWAVAGAPQPHVVPINAEAAAQRLGLLD; translated from the coding sequence ATGAACGCCGTGGTCGACAGAGTCAGTGGACACACCCACCAGTGGCGGGGCCTCATCGAGGAGTACCGCGACCGGCTGCCGGTCAGTGCCACCACGCCGGTGGTCACCCTGCTGGAGGGCGGCACGCCGCTGGTCCCCGCCCAGCTGCTCTCCGAGCTGACCGGCTGTGACGTGTATCTCAAGGTCGAGGGCGCCAACCCGACCGGTTCCTTCAAGGACCGCGGGATGACGATGGCGATCTCCAAGGCCAAGGAGGCCGGCGCCCAGGCGGTGATCTGCGCCTCCACCGGCAACACCTCGGCCTCCGCCGCCGCCTATGCGGTGCGGGCGGGGATGGTCTGCGCCGTGCTGGTCCCGCAGGGCAAGATCGCGCTCGGCAAGATGGGCCAGGCGCTGGTGCACGGCTCGAAGATCCTCCAGGTGGACGGGAACTTCGACGACTGCCTGACGCTGGCGCGCGAACTGTCCGAGAAGTACCCGGTCGCGCTGGTCAACTCGGTGAACCCGGTGCGGATCGAGGGCCAGAAGACGGCCGCCTTCGAGATCGTCGACATGCTCGGCGACGCCCCGGACATCCACGTGCTGCCGGTCGGCAACGCCGGCAACATCACGGCCTACTGGAAGGGCTACCGGGAGTACGCAACGGACGGCCTGGCCACCCGCACGCCGCGGATGTGGGGCTTCCAGGCCTCCGGTTCGGCCCCGATCGTGGACGGCGCCCCGGTGCTCAAGCCGCAGACCATCGCCACCGCGATCCGGATCGGCAACCCGGCCTCCTGGGCCTACGCCGAGGCCGCGCGGGACGAGTCCGGTGGTCTGATCGACAAGGTGACCGACCGTCAGATCCTGGCCGCGTACCGGCTGTTGGCCGCCAAGGAGGGCGTCTTCGTGGAGCCCGCCTCGGCCGCCAGCGTGGCCGGCCTGCTGGCCAAGGCGGAGGCCGGACTGGTCGACCCGGGCCAGCGGATCGTCTGCACGGTGACCGGCAACGGGCTCAAGGACCCCGACTGGGCGGTGGCCGGAGCGCCGCAGCCGCACGTGGTCCCGATCAACGCCGAGGCCGCCGCCCAGCGGCTGGGTCTGCTGGACTGA